In one Janibacter cremeus genomic region, the following are encoded:
- the ettA gene encoding energy-dependent translational throttle protein EttA, whose protein sequence is MADYIYTMVRARKAHNEKVILDDVSMSFFPGAKIGMVGPNGAGKSTILKIMAGLDQPSNGEASLKPGASVGILLQEPPLNEEKTVLGNVEEGAGEIKAKLDRYNEISEEMADPDADFDALMEEMGKLQEEIDHADAWDLDSQLEQAMDALRCPPPEESVTHLSGGERRRVALCKLLLQKPDLLLLDEPTNHLDAESVLWLEQHLAGYPGAVVAVTHDRYFMDNVAQWIAEVDRGRLYPYEGNYSTYLEKKQERLQVQGKKDAKLAKRLKSELEWVRSNAKARQTKSKSRLARYEEMAAEAERTKKLDFEEIQIPPGPRLGSKVIEVEGLKKGFDERVLIEDLSFSLPRNGIVGIIGPNGVGKTTLFKTIVGIEEPDAGTVDIGDTVKLSYVDQSRGGIDPEKNVWEVVSEGLDFIQVGNVEIPSRAYVSQFGFKGPDQQKKAGVLSGGERNRLNLALTLKQGGNVLLLDEPTNDLDVETLGSLENALLEFPGCAVVISHDRWFLDRVATHILAYEGTEADPAKWYWFEGNFEGYEANKIERLGEDAARPHRVTYRRLTRD, encoded by the coding sequence ACATCTACACCATGGTTCGCGCGCGCAAGGCGCACAACGAGAAGGTCATCCTCGATGACGTCTCGATGTCCTTCTTCCCCGGAGCCAAGATCGGGATGGTCGGGCCCAACGGGGCCGGCAAGTCGACCATCCTGAAGATCATGGCCGGGCTCGACCAGCCGAGCAACGGCGAGGCGAGCCTCAAGCCGGGCGCGAGCGTGGGCATCCTGCTGCAGGAGCCGCCGCTGAACGAGGAGAAGACCGTCCTCGGCAACGTCGAGGAGGGCGCCGGCGAGATCAAGGCCAAGCTCGACCGCTACAACGAGATCTCCGAGGAGATGGCCGACCCGGACGCGGACTTCGACGCGCTCATGGAGGAGATGGGCAAGCTCCAGGAGGAGATCGACCACGCCGACGCGTGGGACCTCGACTCCCAGCTCGAGCAGGCCATGGACGCGCTGCGCTGCCCGCCGCCGGAGGAGTCGGTCACCCACCTCTCCGGTGGTGAGCGCCGTCGCGTCGCGCTGTGCAAGCTCCTGCTGCAGAAGCCCGACCTGCTGCTCCTCGACGAGCCCACCAACCACCTGGACGCCGAGTCGGTGCTGTGGCTCGAGCAGCACCTCGCCGGCTACCCCGGTGCCGTCGTCGCCGTCACGCACGACCGGTACTTCATGGACAACGTCGCGCAGTGGATCGCCGAGGTCGACCGCGGCCGGCTCTACCCCTACGAGGGCAACTACTCCACCTACCTGGAGAAGAAGCAGGAACGCCTGCAGGTCCAGGGCAAGAAGGACGCGAAGCTCGCCAAGCGGCTGAAGTCCGAGCTCGAGTGGGTCCGTTCCAACGCCAAGGCCCGCCAGACGAAGTCCAAGTCCCGACTGGCGCGCTACGAGGAGATGGCGGCCGAGGCCGAGCGCACCAAGAAGCTCGACTTCGAGGAGATCCAGATCCCGCCGGGCCCGCGCCTGGGCAGCAAGGTCATCGAGGTCGAGGGCCTGAAGAAGGGCTTCGACGAGCGGGTGCTCATCGAGGACCTCTCCTTCAGCCTGCCGCGCAACGGCATCGTCGGCATCATCGGTCCCAACGGCGTCGGCAAGACCACGCTCTTCAAGACCATCGTCGGCATCGAGGAGCCGGACGCGGGCACCGTCGACATCGGGGACACGGTCAAGCTGTCCTACGTCGACCAGAGCCGCGGCGGGATCGACCCCGAGAAGAACGTCTGGGAGGTCGTCTCCGAAGGGCTCGACTTCATCCAGGTCGGCAACGTCGAGATCCCCTCGCGCGCCTATGTCAGCCAGTTCGGCTTCAAGGGGCCGGACCAGCAGAAGAAGGCCGGTGTGCTCTCCGGTGGTGAGCGCAACCGCCTCAACCTCGCGCTGACCCTCAAGCAGGGCGGCAACGTGCTGCTGCTCGACGAGCCGACGAACGACCTGGACGTCGAGACCCTCGGTTCGCTGGAGAACGCCCTGCTGGAGTTCCCGGGCTGCGCCGTGGTCATCTCGCACGACCGGTGGTTCCTCGACCGCGTCGCGACGCACATCCTCGCCTACGAGGGCACCGAGGCGGACCCGGCCAAGTGGTACTGGTTCGAGGGCAACTTCGAGGGCTACGAGGCGAACAAGATCGAGCGTCTCGGTGAGGACGCCGCGCGTCCGCACCGCGTCACCTACCGCCGCCTCACCCGCGACTGA
- a CDS encoding pentapeptide repeat-containing protein: MSSLLDQVGGRTSIVDEVLTGDLDEGERLAGVELVGCPLRDASWAGAQLAGVRLERCTVERVDLSRVRLPDAVLDGCTFTGCKALATSWSTMRAPMILPEPTTWTDCQLSMGSFSELDLTGARFERCVLSDADFDGAILADVVMDDCSLAGARFVRADLTGADLRGARDYVIDPRATNVRGLAVDRVGALGLLAPFAVVVD, translated from the coding sequence GTGTCCTCCCTGCTCGACCAGGTCGGCGGCCGCACGAGCATCGTCGACGAGGTGCTCACCGGTGACCTCGACGAGGGCGAGCGACTCGCCGGGGTCGAGCTCGTCGGCTGCCCCCTCCGGGACGCGAGCTGGGCCGGTGCGCAGCTGGCCGGGGTCCGTCTCGAGCGGTGCACGGTCGAGCGGGTCGACCTGTCGCGCGTGCGCCTGCCCGATGCCGTCCTCGACGGGTGCACCTTCACCGGGTGCAAGGCCCTGGCCACCTCCTGGTCGACGATGCGCGCACCCATGATCCTGCCGGAGCCCACCACCTGGACCGACTGCCAGCTGTCGATGGGCAGCTTCAGCGAGCTCGACCTCACCGGCGCACGGTTCGAGCGGTGCGTGCTCTCCGACGCGGACTTCGACGGTGCGATCCTCGCGGACGTCGTGATGGACGACTGCTCCCTGGCCGGCGCGCGGTTCGTGCGCGCGGACCTCACGGGTGCCGACCTGCGCGGTGCCCGCGACTACGTCATCGATCCGCGGGCGACGAATGTCCGGGGTCTCGCGGTCGACCGTGTCGGCGCGCTCGGGCTGCTCGCTCCCTTCGCCGTCGTCGTCGACTAG